From Crassaminicella indica, one genomic window encodes:
- a CDS encoding TrkH family potassium uptake protein has translation MDINKRIDKYKLNPAQILVLGFASVILMGGILLSLPIASKSGHSVGFINAIFTATSAVCVTGLVVVDTATHWTVFGQTVIILLIQIGGLGFMSMATFFALIFGKRITLRERLVMQEALNQFNIAGIVRLTKYILITTFTIEGIGAVLLSFKFIPIYGVSKGIGLSIFHAISAFCNAGFDLIGNFRSLTPFADDFLINMVISFLIITGGLGFTVIVEVLQKRKFSKFSLHTKLVLYITGILLLVGFIAVFILEYNNPETLGKLTLKGKILGAFFHSVTPRTAGFNTLPTDKLTTATIFMTMVFMFIGGSSGSTAGGVKTTTAGVIIFTIINIIKGKEDTEVFNRRIPREIINRSLAVIGIAMVLVIIVTMILSITEAGHSFMEIFFEVTSAFGTVGLSLGMTPSLSIIGKIVISLTMFAGRVGPMTIALALAKKQQKNKGLIKYPEERVIVG, from the coding sequence ATAGATATTAACAAAAGAATTGACAAGTATAAATTAAACCCTGCACAGATACTCGTTTTAGGATTTGCTAGTGTTATTTTAATGGGAGGGATACTTTTAAGTCTTCCTATTGCATCAAAGTCTGGGCATAGTGTGGGATTTATTAATGCAATTTTCACAGCAACTTCTGCGGTCTGTGTAACAGGATTAGTTGTTGTAGATACAGCTACCCACTGGACTGTATTTGGGCAGACTGTTATTATTCTGCTTATTCAGATAGGTGGATTAGGATTTATGAGTATGGCTACTTTTTTTGCATTAATTTTTGGTAAAAGAATTACTTTGCGAGAACGTTTAGTCATGCAGGAAGCACTCAATCAATTTAATATAGCTGGAATTGTACGACTTACAAAATATATATTGATTACAACCTTTACAATAGAAGGAATTGGTGCAGTGCTGTTATCCTTTAAATTTATTCCTATATATGGTGTATCAAAGGGTATAGGACTAAGTATATTTCATGCAATTTCTGCATTTTGCAACGCTGGTTTTGATTTAATAGGAAATTTTAGAAGCTTAACACCTTTTGCAGATGATTTTTTAATAAACATGGTTATTTCTTTTTTGATTATCACAGGTGGATTAGGTTTTACAGTAATCGTTGAAGTACTGCAAAAAAGAAAGTTTTCAAAGTTTAGTTTACATACTAAGCTGGTACTTTATATTACAGGAATTTTGCTATTGGTAGGATTTATAGCTGTTTTTATATTAGAGTATAATAATCCTGAAACCTTAGGGAAATTAACTCTTAAAGGAAAAATATTAGGAGCGTTTTTTCACTCTGTTACACCTAGAACAGCAGGATTCAATACACTACCAACAGATAAGCTGACAACTGCTACAATATTTATGACAATGGTTTTTATGTTTATAGGAGGTTCTTCTGGATCTACTGCTGGAGGAGTAAAAACTACAACAGCTGGAGTAATTATTTTTACAATTATAAATATTATAAAAGGGAAAGAGGACACAGAAGTTTTTAATAGAAGAATACCTAGAGAGATTATTAATAGATCTTTGGCAGTAATAGGTATAGCTATGGTTCTTGTTATAATTGTAACTATGATTTTATCAATAACAGAAGCAGGACATAGTTTTATGGAGATTTTCTTTGAAGTTACTTCTGCTTTTGGAACAGTAGGATTATCTTTGGGGATGACACCAAGTCTTAGTATTATAGGAAAAATTGTTATTTCTCTTACTATGTTTGCAGGTAGAGTAGGACCTATGACTATTGCACTAGCTTTAGCAAAAAAACAGCAAAAAAATAAGGGATTGATTAAATATCCTGAGGAAAGAGTAATTGTAGGATAG